In the genome of Phosphitispora fastidiosa, one region contains:
- the cobA gene encoding uroporphyrinogen-III C-methyltransferase, whose translation MENGRVYLVGAGPGDPKLITVKGLECIQTADVIVYDRLSSPRLLSHAKPGAELIYAGKSPVRHTLKQDEINRVLVDKAQEGKTVTRLKGGDPFVFGRGGEEAEFLLENNIPFEVVPGITSGIAVPAYAGIPVTHRDFNSTLAIITGNEDPTKEDTSVEWDKVATGCGTIVFYMGMSNLPYIVEKLTANGRPPETPAAVIRWGTRPEQKTVTGVLSNIVEKAREAQMGHPAIIVVGEVVSLREKLMWFEQRPLFGQRVLVTRSRSQASALAREIELLGGEPWEFPTIEITAPEDYGPLDRAITDIDSYDWLVLTSVNGVQSFMNRMREIKKDVRCLKDTKIAAIGPKTREEIEKYGVFCEFMPEEFVAEAIIDIFREHDLRGKRFLLPRADIARKVLPDTLESMGAIVDEVTAYRTVMGSGDSAEVIKMLEEKRIHVLTFTSSSTVKNFVRKIGADNIPRLTEGVIVASIGPITSAAARELGLEVAVEAEVYTIDGLVQAVLDYIKTQEAE comes from the coding sequence ATGGAAAATGGCAGAGTCTATTTGGTAGGCGCGGGTCCCGGAGACCCCAAACTTATTACTGTAAAAGGCCTGGAATGTATTCAGACCGCAGATGTCATTGTATATGACCGGTTGTCCAGTCCCCGGCTGCTGTCTCATGCTAAACCGGGAGCGGAACTGATTTATGCGGGAAAGTCTCCTGTCAGGCATACCCTCAAGCAGGACGAGATTAACCGGGTCCTGGTTGATAAGGCCCAGGAAGGGAAAACAGTTACCCGGCTCAAGGGTGGCGACCCCTTTGTTTTTGGCAGGGGGGGCGAGGAGGCGGAATTCCTCCTGGAAAATAATATTCCCTTTGAGGTAGTGCCCGGAATAACTTCCGGGATAGCAGTTCCCGCTTATGCCGGAATTCCGGTAACCCACCGTGATTTTAATTCCACTCTGGCAATTATTACCGGAAATGAAGACCCCACCAAAGAGGATACATCAGTCGAATGGGATAAGGTGGCCACCGGATGTGGGACTATCGTATTCTATATGGGCATGAGCAATCTTCCTTATATAGTGGAAAAGCTCACTGCCAACGGGAGACCTCCGGAAACTCCGGCAGCAGTTATCAGATGGGGCACCAGGCCGGAACAGAAAACGGTGACCGGCGTCCTCAGCAACATTGTGGAAAAGGCCAGGGAGGCCCAGATGGGACACCCGGCAATAATTGTGGTTGGTGAAGTGGTTTCTCTGAGGGAAAAACTGATGTGGTTTGAACAGAGACCGTTATTTGGGCAAAGAGTTCTGGTGACCCGTTCCCGCAGCCAGGCCAGTGCGCTGGCCCGGGAAATTGAGCTTTTGGGCGGTGAACCCTGGGAGTTTCCGACCATTGAAATCACAGCTCCCGAGGATTACGGACCGCTGGACAGAGCTATTACGGATATTGACTCATATGACTGGCTGGTCCTGACCAGTGTCAATGGTGTCCAGTCTTTTATGAATCGCATGAGGGAGATTAAAAAAGATGTCAGATGCCTGAAGGATACCAAGATTGCTGCCATTGGCCCCAAAACCAGGGAAGAGATTGAGAAATATGGGGTCTTTTGCGAATTTATGCCTGAGGAGTTTGTGGCTGAAGCAATAATTGACATCTTCCGGGAACACGATCTCAGAGGCAAGCGATTCCTGCTGCCGCGTGCTGATATCGCCAGGAAGGTGCTGCCTGATACCCTTGAATCCATGGGGGCGATAGTTGATGAGGTAACTGCCTACCGGACGGTGATGGGTTCCGGAGATAGCGCCGAGGTTATTAAAATGCTGGAGGAGAAGCGGATACATGTCCTCACCTTCACAAGTTCGTCAACTGTGAAGAATTTTGTCAGGAAAATCGGGGCAGATAATATCCCCAGACTTACAGAAGGTGTTATAGTTGCCAGTATCGGGCCGATTACTTCAGCGGCAGCCCGGGAACTGGGCCTTGAGGTTGCTGTTGAGGCCGAGGTATATACTATAGATGGCCTGGTGCAGGCTGTTTTGGACTATATAAAAACACAGGAGGCGGAGTAA
- the hemB gene encoding porphobilinogen synthase, which yields MSFPVVRARRLRSSENMRRLVRENRLTTDDLIYPLFVTNGDGVNNPVASMPGVFQQSVDNILKETDEIVKLGIPGVLLFGIPAYKDAQGSSAYDDNEAVQRAIREIKQKYPELLVIPDLCMCEYTSHGHCGLLDEKGNVLNDQTIEILAKIALSYAMAGADMVAPSDMMDGRVAAIRKALDANGYSNIPIMSYSAKYASGFYGPFRDVAESTPQFGDRRGYQMDPANGDEALKEVWLDVEEGADIVMVKPALPYLDIIRRIKDEFNMPVAAYNVSGEFAMIKAAVQNGWLDEKRVVMEALTGMKRAGADIIITYHAKDVAKWLKEEQ from the coding sequence ATGAGTTTTCCGGTTGTAAGGGCGAGGAGGCTGAGAAGTTCTGAGAATATGCGCCGTCTGGTCAGGGAAAACCGCCTGACAACTGATGACCTCATATATCCCCTGTTCGTAACAAACGGTGATGGTGTCAATAATCCAGTTGCTTCAATGCCAGGGGTTTTTCAGCAGTCAGTTGACAATATTTTAAAGGAAACAGATGAGATTGTAAAACTGGGCATTCCCGGGGTGCTGCTGTTTGGCATCCCTGCCTACAAAGATGCCCAGGGTTCTTCGGCTTATGATGATAATGAAGCAGTCCAGCGCGCTATCAGGGAAATAAAGCAGAAATATCCTGAGCTTTTGGTGATTCCGGACCTTTGTATGTGTGAATACACCAGTCACGGGCATTGCGGTCTCCTTGACGAGAAGGGTAATGTGCTGAATGACCAGACAATTGAGATTCTGGCCAAGATTGCCTTGTCATATGCAATGGCCGGAGCAGATATGGTAGCCCCTTCAGATATGATGGACGGGCGGGTTGCCGCAATCAGGAAGGCCCTTGATGCCAATGGTTACAGTAATATACCGATTATGTCTTATTCAGCCAAGTATGCTTCAGGTTTTTACGGGCCGTTCCGGGATGTTGCCGAATCAACCCCACAGTTTGGTGACCGCAGGGGCTATCAGATGGACCCGGCGAACGGTGATGAGGCTCTGAAGGAAGTTTGGCTTGACGTGGAAGAAGGGGCGGATATTGTGATGGTTAAACCGGCCCTGCCTTACCTTGACATTATCAGGAGAATTAAAGATGAATTCAATATGCCTGTGGCAGCTTATAATGTCAGCGGCGAGTTTGCCATGATTAAGGCAGCTGTCCAAAACGGCTGGCTTGACGAAAAAAGAGTGGTCATGGAAGCCCTGACGGGTATGAAAAGGGCCGGGGCAGATATTATAATTACCTATCATGCAAAAGATGTTGCCAAATGGCTGAAGGAGGAACAGTAA
- the nirJ2 gene encoding putative heme d1 biosynthesis radical SAM protein NirJ2 → MIISWNTTNQCNMYCDHCYRDAGARADEELNTEEGKALLDEIKKAGFKIMIFSGGEPFMRPDIFELVEYSKSLGLITVFGTNGTLITPEVAQRLKEIGVDGVGISLDSLDREKHDRLRKFKGAWDGAVQGMKNCHAAGVPFQIHTTLMDWNWNEAEAITDFAIELGAKAHHFFFLVPTGRAKNIEEESLRAEQYEEILTRIMKKQQQVDIELKPTCAPQFMRIAKQMGMDLRFGRGCLAGTSYCIIGPKGKVQPCAYMDMEVGNVRETPFSEIWTDSEVFRTLRTLDYKGGCGSCGYKKICGGCRARAAFYNDGDYMAEEPWCLYQGRKGY, encoded by the coding sequence ATGATCATTTCCTGGAATACGACAAATCAATGCAACATGTACTGTGATCACTGTTACCGGGATGCCGGCGCCAGGGCAGATGAAGAACTGAATACCGAGGAAGGGAAGGCCCTGCTTGACGAGATTAAAAAAGCCGGGTTCAAAATCATGATATTCAGCGGCGGGGAACCGTTTATGAGGCCAGACATCTTCGAACTGGTTGAATACTCAAAAAGTCTGGGCCTGATTACGGTTTTCGGTACCAATGGCACCCTGATTACCCCCGAGGTGGCTCAAAGGTTGAAAGAAATCGGTGTGGATGGGGTTGGCATCAGCCTGGACAGCCTGGATAGGGAGAAACACGACCGGCTCAGGAAGTTTAAAGGAGCCTGGGACGGGGCTGTACAGGGAATGAAGAACTGCCATGCTGCCGGGGTTCCTTTCCAGATTCATACTACCCTGATGGACTGGAACTGGAACGAGGCCGAGGCAATTACAGATTTTGCTATTGAGCTGGGGGCTAAGGCCCACCACTTCTTCTTCCTGGTTCCTACCGGAAGGGCCAAAAATATTGAAGAAGAGTCCCTCAGGGCTGAACAATACGAAGAAATTCTGACCCGGATTATGAAGAAACAGCAGCAGGTTGATATTGAACTGAAACCCACCTGTGCGCCCCAGTTCATGAGGATTGCCAAACAGATGGGGATGGACCTCAGGTTTGGGCGCGGCTGCCTGGCGGGGACCTCATACTGCATTATCGGTCCTAAGGGCAAGGTTCAGCCGTGTGCCTATATGGACATGGAGGTCGGCAATGTCAGGGAAACCCCATTCAGTGAAATATGGACTGACAGTGAGGTTTTCCGGACCCTGAGGACACTGGATTACAAGGGTGGCTGCGGCAGTTGCGGCTATAAGAAAATCTGCGGCGGCTGCCGTGCCAGAGCCGCATTTTACAATGACGGCGACTATATGGCTGAAGAACCATGGTGCTTGTATCAGGGGAGAAAAGGTTATTGA
- the hemL gene encoding glutamate-1-semialdehyde 2,1-aminomutase, producing the protein MHKGYSQSVKLFEEAQKYIPGGVNSPVRAFKSVGHDPVFIEKANGSKIYDADGNEYIDYVGSWGPMILGHQHPEVVAALKAYLDKGTSYGAPTELETEMAKTIIAAFPAMDMVRMVNSGTEATMSALRAARGYTGRNKIVKFEGCYHGHADSLLIKAGSGALTLGVPTSPGVPENIAVNTITAQFNNLDTVKKIFEIEGEDIAAVIVEPVAGNMGVVPPQPGFLEGLREITGKYGALLIFDEVMTGFRVAYGGAQLRFGIEPDLTCLGKVIGGGLPVGAYGGRQEIMSRIAPSGPIYQAGTLSGNPLAMTAGLVTLKQLQKPGIYDELEKKASRLAAGLADAADKAGAVASFNRVGSMVCTFFTGEQVTDFATACSSDTNKFAAFFRIMLEKGIYLAPSQFEAAFVSLAHTDADIDRTVAAASEAFREVL; encoded by the coding sequence ATGCATAAAGGCTACAGTCAATCTGTCAAACTTTTTGAGGAGGCCCAAAAATATATTCCGGGTGGAGTCAATAGTCCTGTAAGGGCTTTTAAATCTGTCGGACACGACCCTGTTTTCATCGAGAAAGCCAATGGCTCCAAAATTTATGATGCTGACGGAAATGAGTACATAGACTATGTAGGGTCTTGGGGCCCCATGATTCTCGGACACCAGCATCCTGAGGTTGTTGCGGCCCTCAAAGCATACCTGGATAAAGGAACCAGCTATGGAGCGCCAACCGAACTGGAGACTGAAATGGCTAAAACCATTATTGCTGCCTTTCCGGCTATGGATATGGTCAGGATGGTTAATTCAGGAACAGAGGCTACAATGAGCGCCTTAAGGGCTGCCCGGGGATATACCGGGAGGAACAAGATAGTCAAGTTTGAGGGTTGTTATCATGGACATGCCGATTCCCTGCTTATTAAGGCAGGTTCAGGAGCGCTGACTCTTGGAGTCCCCACCAGCCCGGGGGTGCCGGAGAATATCGCTGTGAACACAATTACGGCCCAGTTTAATAACCTGGACACAGTAAAAAAGATATTTGAAATAGAGGGTGAGGACATTGCGGCCGTTATCGTAGAGCCGGTAGCCGGCAATATGGGAGTCGTCCCGCCCCAACCCGGATTTCTGGAAGGACTCCGGGAAATAACGGGGAAATATGGCGCCCTGCTGATATTTGATGAAGTAATGACAGGGTTCAGGGTGGCCTATGGCGGAGCTCAGCTGCGTTTTGGCATTGAGCCTGACCTGACCTGCCTGGGTAAGGTTATCGGAGGCGGTCTCCCGGTAGGCGCCTATGGCGGAAGACAGGAAATCATGTCAAGGATTGCTCCCTCAGGCCCCATTTACCAGGCCGGTACCCTGTCAGGGAACCCCCTGGCAATGACAGCAGGGCTGGTTACCTTAAAACAACTGCAAAAACCCGGTATCTATGACGAACTGGAGAAAAAGGCTTCCCGGCTGGCAGCAGGACTTGCTGATGCGGCAGATAAGGCCGGCGCTGTTGCCTCCTTTAACAGGGTCGGCTCAATGGTATGTACCTTTTTCACCGGTGAGCAGGTGACCGATTTCGCGACTGCCTGCAGCTCTGATACCAACAAATTTGCTGCCTTCTTCAGGATCATGCTGGAAAAGGGTATTTACCTGGCGCCGTCACAGTTTGAGGCAGCCTTTGTCTCCCTGGCCCATACTGATGCAGACATTGACCGGACAGTTGCTGCGGCTTCTGAGGCCTTTCGTGAAGTCTTATAG
- a CDS encoding CheR family methyltransferase, whose translation MADAYETFLDGLRRKKGLDLTGYKRPQMERRINSLMRSLKITDYGIYLGLLEKEIAHWRKFLDTLTINVSEFYRNPSQWQVLEEKILPELIQASRSLKIWSAGCSTGEEPYTLTMVMMNRFPHINFTMLATDVDDEVLNKARTGVYNDKAVLNLPQNYINGNFTKEGSNFKIKDEVKKRVNFMKHNLLTDAFDRNFDLILCRNVVIYFTEESKAQLYRKFYTGLKQNGILFTGSTEQIFQAREIGFSLVSSFFYKKGD comes from the coding sequence ATGGCGGATGCATATGAAACATTTCTGGATGGCTTACGGAGAAAAAAAGGTCTGGATTTAACCGGTTACAAACGTCCCCAGATGGAGAGGCGTATCAACAGTCTGATGCGGAGTCTGAAAATCACTGATTACGGCATATATCTGGGTCTGCTGGAAAAAGAAATAGCCCATTGGAGGAAGTTTCTTGATACATTAACTATTAATGTATCAGAATTCTACAGGAACCCTTCTCAGTGGCAGGTCCTGGAAGAAAAGATTCTGCCTGAACTGATTCAGGCGTCCCGGTCGTTGAAAATATGGAGCGCGGGGTGTTCCACCGGTGAAGAGCCCTATACCCTAACTATGGTGATGATGAACCGTTTTCCCCATATAAACTTCACTATGCTGGCCACCGATGTTGATGACGAGGTGCTAAACAAAGCCAGGACGGGAGTATATAATGATAAGGCTGTCCTGAATCTGCCTCAGAATTATATTAATGGGAATTTTACTAAGGAAGGCAGCAACTTCAAAATAAAAGATGAAGTAAAAAAAAGAGTCAATTTTATGAAACACAACCTTTTGACAGATGCTTTTGACAGAAATTTTGATTTGATTCTGTGCCGGAATGTGGTTATCTATTTTACAGAGGAAAGTAAGGCCCAGCTTTACCGGAAGTTTTATACCGGATTGAAACAAAATGGAATCCTTTTTACAGGGAGTACCGAACAGATATTTCAGGCCAGGGAAATTGGCTTTTCTCTTGTATCATCTTTTTTCTACAAGAAAGGTGACTGA
- a CDS encoding cell division protein FtsA, with protein sequence MSGETIFALDIGTRSITGVIMQETTKGLEILAAEQREHQNRAMIDGQIHDIEQVAESIKAIKDKLENRLGQTLKQAAVAAAGRALKTTRLNVSADIPEFREIHRDDILRLELQAVQEAQSRLANEEDTQTAESLNYHCVGYSVVYYELDGYKIGSLYSQKGRNMSVEVIATFLPRVVVDSLFAALQQAGLEMASLTLEPIAASAVVVPPSMRQLNIALVDIGAGTSDIAITDDGSIAGYGMVPVAGDEITEKISEIYLLDFNTAERIKRSLQDNSDIGFTDVLGIEHTVSAREVLDIVGEAVQDLTKQISDKIIELNGKTPQAVICIGGGSLTPLLKDMLADNIGLTRQRVAVRGREAIAEVFGTQELMGPEAVTPIGIAVTAYEHKGLGFAKVMVNDRQIRLFEVNRGTVADALLAAGISMRKTQPRLGMALTLTVNGDLKIIKGGRGKPAVIRLNGEDVTIDVPVKHNDIIEFVEARDGENARGHIYDLVPHIFALNISVNSEPFVINPVITMNGKPAAYHEELVDNARVVHYLPRTVTEVLEIAGCADSGDDCYIYINERLVDSMAEVNDGDDIILERAAEPIPTGEPMPNVEPVPGDDTGDIQTEPDTAAEPMKAAELAEHAETAEHAETVEYAETVEHAETVDPAGEDESNVPRFTIVTVNNETVEIPGVDAILTDVLTRTNLQLIPPETGMRLELKVNGSSAEFTTPLKDGDNVLLEWK encoded by the coding sequence ATGTCTGGTGAAACAATTTTTGCCCTGGATATCGGCACCAGGTCAATTACCGGTGTCATCATGCAGGAGACAACCAAAGGTCTTGAAATTTTGGCAGCAGAACAAAGGGAGCACCAAAACAGGGCTATGATTGACGGACAGATACATGATATTGAACAGGTGGCCGAATCAATTAAGGCGATTAAGGACAAGCTTGAGAACAGACTTGGCCAGACCCTTAAACAGGCTGCTGTGGCAGCCGCAGGAAGGGCTCTGAAGACTACAAGGCTTAATGTGAGTGCAGATATTCCAGAATTCCGGGAGATACACCGGGATGATATCCTCAGGCTTGAACTTCAGGCGGTACAGGAAGCTCAAAGCCGTTTGGCAAATGAGGAAGATACCCAGACAGCAGAGTCCCTGAATTATCACTGTGTCGGCTACAGTGTAGTTTATTATGAGCTGGATGGCTATAAAATCGGCAGCTTATACAGTCAGAAGGGCAGGAATATGAGTGTTGAGGTTATTGCAACTTTTCTGCCCAGGGTTGTTGTCGATTCTCTCTTTGCTGCTTTGCAGCAGGCAGGTTTGGAAATGGCCAGCCTGACCCTGGAGCCTATTGCCGCAAGTGCGGTGGTGGTGCCGCCCAGTATGAGACAGCTAAATATTGCACTTGTTGATATAGGGGCCGGAACTTCGGATATTGCTATTACCGACGATGGGTCCATAGCCGGTTACGGAATGGTTCCGGTAGCCGGTGATGAAATAACAGAGAAGATTTCTGAAATATACCTGCTTGATTTTAACACGGCAGAGAGGATTAAGCGGTCCCTGCAGGATAACAGTGACATTGGTTTTACCGATGTCCTGGGAATTGAGCATACTGTTTCCGCCAGGGAGGTTCTTGATATTGTCGGAGAAGCTGTCCAGGATTTAACGAAACAGATAAGTGATAAAATAATTGAACTTAACGGAAAGACCCCGCAGGCCGTTATTTGTATTGGCGGAGGAAGCCTTACTCCTCTATTAAAGGATATGCTGGCAGACAATATTGGGCTTACCAGGCAGAGAGTGGCAGTCAGGGGCCGGGAGGCGATTGCAGAGGTGTTCGGTACCCAGGAACTGATGGGGCCTGAGGCCGTAACTCCAATTGGAATAGCTGTGACAGCATATGAACATAAGGGCCTTGGGTTTGCCAAGGTGATGGTTAATGACCGGCAGATCCGGCTTTTTGAGGTCAACCGGGGTACAGTGGCCGATGCCCTGCTGGCAGCAGGCATCAGTATGCGCAAGACACAACCGCGGCTGGGAATGGCCCTTACTTTGACGGTCAACGGAGATTTAAAGATCATCAAAGGCGGCAGAGGCAAACCGGCAGTTATCCGGCTGAACGGGGAAGACGTTACCATTGATGTCCCGGTAAAACATAATGATATCATAGAATTTGTTGAGGCCCGGGATGGTGAAAACGCCCGGGGACACATTTACGATCTGGTGCCCCACATCTTTGCTTTGAATATTTCTGTTAACAGCGAACCTTTTGTGATTAACCCGGTGATTACTATGAACGGTAAACCTGCGGCCTACCACGAAGAGCTCGTGGATAATGCCAGGGTAGTCCATTATTTACCCAGGACTGTGACAGAGGTCCTGGAAATAGCGGGCTGTGCTGATTCCGGTGACGATTGCTACATATATATTAACGAGCGTTTGGTTGATTCCATGGCTGAAGTTAATGACGGGGATGACATAATCCTGGAAAGGGCTGCTGAACCAATACCGACCGGTGAACCAATGCCAAACGTTGAGCCTGTTCCAGGAGATGATACCGGCGATATCCAAACTGAGCCGGATACTGCGGCAGAGCCAATGAAAGCGGCGGAGCTTGCAGAGCATGCAGAGACGGCAGAGCATGCAGAGACAGTAGAGTATGCAGAGACAGTAGAGCATGCAGAGACAGTAGATCCGGCAGGTGAGGACGAATCTAATGTCCCCAGGTTTACTATTGTCACGGTTAATAATGAAACGGTAGAAATTCCTGGGGTGGATGCTATTCTTACAGATGTACTGACACGGACCAATCTTCAGTTAATACCTCCCGAAACCGGAATGAGACTTGAACTAAAAGTTAACGGGAGCTCCGCTGAATTTACAACGCCACTTAAAGATGGTGACAATGTATTATTAGAATGGAAATAA
- a CDS encoding aspartyl-phosphate phosphatase Spo0E family protein yields MWTNRREFRKKIREKQREMYSLVKNKGLNDPDVYNKSCEIDCLIVEYMKRYNCFISTTLFNNYYN; encoded by the coding sequence ATGTGGACAAACCGTCGGGAATTCCGGAAAAAGATCCGGGAAAAACAGAGAGAAATGTACAGTTTGGTAAAGAATAAGGGTCTAAATGACCCGGATGTGTACAACAAGAGCTGTGAAATTGACTGTTTGATAGTAGAGTATATGAAAAGATATAACTGTTTTATCAGTACAACATTATTTAATAATTATTATAATTAG
- a CDS encoding HD-GYP domain-containing protein, translated as MRKISVSKLQSGMILGKSLYSANGSVLLSAGSELNPAYAKRLQALGYPTIIIIDGFCRDIEFPDVVSDSTRLDGIITLRRVFEEAKKYQKVDTKLIKDLVNRLADEVLQNRQLLFEFCDIRSYDSYLYAHCLNVCILSLRIGLALNYNEVQLRDLGVGAVMHDIGSMYVDPKVVEKPGRLSPEEFSQMQQHSIKGFNLLRDQKDVNLLAAHVAFQHHERIDGTGYPRALKNTDICEFARIAAIADLFDALTSERKHRKAYSTCEAIELMNEEAGLKIDSSLMELFLQNVARYAAGSLVELSSGEIGLVVCNRRIHPEKPVVRILTDSNKIPAGPDYVQEIELVKETGLNIARALQDDSGFADELGVIYNQGQKVVNS; from the coding sequence ATGCGCAAAATATCTGTAAGCAAGCTGCAGTCAGGGATGATTTTGGGGAAAAGTCTTTATTCAGCCAATGGGAGCGTCTTGCTTTCTGCCGGGAGTGAACTTAACCCTGCATATGCCAAAAGGCTGCAGGCCCTGGGTTACCCGACAATCATTATTATTGACGGTTTTTGCCGGGACATCGAGTTCCCCGATGTAGTTTCTGACAGTACAAGATTAGACGGGATTATAACATTGCGAAGGGTTTTTGAAGAGGCTAAAAAGTACCAAAAGGTAGATACCAAACTGATTAAGGATCTGGTAAACAGGCTGGCAGACGAGGTTCTGCAGAACAGGCAGCTGCTTTTTGAATTTTGTGATATCCGCTCTTATGACAGTTACCTGTATGCCCACTGCCTGAATGTATGTATCCTGTCACTGCGCATCGGTCTGGCCTTAAACTATAACGAGGTTCAGTTGCGGGACCTGGGAGTGGGGGCAGTTATGCACGATATCGGGTCCATGTATGTTGATCCCAAGGTGGTGGAAAAACCGGGCCGGCTTTCGCCCGAAGAATTCAGTCAAATGCAGCAGCACAGCATCAAAGGTTTTAACCTCCTGAGAGACCAGAAAGATGTTAACCTGCTGGCAGCACATGTTGCTTTTCAGCATCATGAACGCATAGATGGTACTGGTTACCCGAGAGCCCTAAAGAATACTGACATCTGTGAATTTGCCAGGATTGCAGCCATTGCTGACCTGTTTGATGCCCTTACCAGTGAGCGGAAACACCGGAAGGCTTACAGCACCTGTGAGGCTATAGAACTGATGAATGAAGAAGCAGGGCTGAAAATAGACAGCTCATTAATGGAGCTTTTTCTGCAAAATGTCGCCCGGTATGCTGCCGGTTCTTTGGTGGAGCTTAGCTCGGGTGAGATAGGGCTTGTTGTATGCAATAGGCGCATTCACCCAGAGAAGCCTGTGGTGAGGATACTTACCGATAGCAATAAAATTCCTGCCGGTCCTGATTACGTTCAGGAAATTGAATTAGTTAAAGAAACCGGCCTGAATATAGCAAGGGCGCTGCAGGATGACAGTGGATTTGCCGATGAACTTGGGGTTATCTATAATCAGGGGCAAAAGGTTGTAAATTCGTAG
- the mutT gene encoding 8-oxo-dGTP diphosphatase MutT, with the protein MKILVVTAAIIENNGKFLIAQRKKGSHQGMKWEFPGGKVEQGEDPEACLIREIKEELDINVEVGDIFKVVSHIYEDRQVILLCYLCSLKGGQPSCIDCQDWKWADPEEMMGYEFAPADIPVVRKLLGQ; encoded by the coding sequence ATGAAAATACTGGTTGTCACGGCAGCAATTATAGAAAATAATGGTAAGTTCCTCATTGCCCAAAGGAAAAAAGGCTCTCACCAGGGGATGAAATGGGAGTTCCCCGGAGGCAAGGTAGAGCAGGGAGAAGATCCCGAAGCCTGCCTGATAAGAGAAATCAAGGAGGAGCTTGACATTAATGTTGAAGTGGGAGATATTTTCAAGGTCGTCTCCCACATCTATGAGGACAGGCAGGTTATCCTGCTCTGCTACCTTTGCAGCCTAAAGGGCGGCCAGCCGTCCTGCATCGACTGCCAGGACTGGAAGTGGGCTGACCCTGAGGAAATGATGGGATATGAATTTGCCCCGGCAGATATCCCGGTTGTGCGGAAGTTGCTGGGTCAGTAA